In Opitutaceae bacterium TAV5, one genomic interval encodes:
- a CDS encoding anchor protein — protein MTSPLLHSSVSLFRIACAAVLASTLSVVTSGAEPQPFSYSNDFSAHGASAKQITTTATSANDYFSKYSETGTWELINGRIKASWTGSPEGVSSFVKRDFRDGNLLGAGLYIDNPSLTVTTWWANGNSSDAFLWSYFGVLNASGQGYIAAVSRSGIVQFFEVDTLSSDTSSWTLLGSQETGFKQGLNDRNSFAFSIQGNDLTLTNTKLSDSTNASFSVTLASLTYSEFTTIVLGGKFGTGPSGSNFNPNFDDLLVTGTMAGTSIPEPGSVALVFGAVALAAIALSRRRLR, from the coding sequence ATGACATCTCCACTACTTCATTCCAGTGTTTCGTTATTCCGCATCGCATGCGCCGCAGTTCTGGCGAGCACCCTATCGGTTGTAACCTCCGGCGCAGAGCCCCAACCCTTCTCCTACAGCAATGACTTCAGCGCGCATGGAGCCTCCGCGAAACAGATCACCACGACAGCCACCAGCGCCAACGACTATTTCTCCAAATACTCCGAAACAGGCACATGGGAACTCATCAATGGTCGTATCAAGGCAAGCTGGACAGGATCGCCAGAGGGCGTCTCAAGTTTCGTGAAACGGGATTTTCGAGACGGCAATCTATTGGGCGCCGGTCTGTATATTGATAATCCATCGCTCACGGTCACGACCTGGTGGGCAAACGGCAATAGCAGCGATGCCTTTCTTTGGAGCTACTTCGGGGTTCTCAATGCCTCCGGGCAAGGTTACATCGCAGCCGTTTCCCGATCAGGGATCGTCCAGTTTTTCGAGGTCGATACCCTGTCCTCCGACACCTCTTCCTGGACGCTGCTTGGTTCCCAAGAGACAGGGTTCAAGCAAGGCCTAAACGACAGAAACTCCTTTGCCTTTTCAATCCAGGGTAACGATCTCACGCTTACGAATACGAAGCTTTCAGACTCAACAAATGCATCGTTTTCTGTAACATTAGCATCACTCACGTATTCAGAATTCACTACAATAGTACTTGGCGGCAAATTCGGGACAGGCCCATCGGGGTCCAATTTCAATCCAAACTTTGATGATCTGCTGGTGACAGGCACGATGGCAGGCACGTCCATCCCCGAACCGGGTTCGGTCGCCCTGGTGTTCGGCGCAGTCGCCCTGGCGGCCATCGCCCTGTCCCGCAGACGTCTCAGGTGA
- a CDS encoding sulfate transporter: MPDGYREDAQGRLVPLAQIKEIDLARDELIAEIAAKAKQINHLLRTFRLNTFADIQAFAELSAEKYGAKIGGRKGNLTLTSFDGRIKILRAISDQLTFDERLQAAKVLIDECLSAWTDGARTELRTLINDAFKVDKEGKIDTARILTLRRMDIKDEKWQRAMSAIGDSLSVASSRSYIRIYERAGNTDDYTAINLDLANA, encoded by the coding sequence ATCCCCGATGGCTACCGTGAAGACGCGCAAGGCCGCCTCGTGCCGCTGGCGCAGATCAAGGAAATCGACCTGGCCCGCGACGAGCTCATCGCCGAAATCGCCGCCAAGGCGAAACAGATCAACCACCTGCTGCGCACGTTTCGCCTGAACACCTTCGCCGACATCCAGGCGTTCGCCGAACTCTCGGCGGAAAAGTACGGCGCGAAGATCGGCGGGCGAAAGGGCAACCTGACGCTGACCAGCTTCGACGGCCGCATCAAGATACTGCGCGCCATCAGCGACCAACTGACCTTTGACGAGCGTTTGCAGGCGGCAAAAGTCCTGATCGATGAATGCCTCTCCGCCTGGACGGACGGGGCGCGCACCGAACTGCGCACGCTGATCAACGACGCGTTCAAGGTGGACAAGGAAGGCAAGATCGACACCGCCCGCATCCTCACCCTGCGCCGCATGGACATCAAAGATGAAAAATGGCAGCGGGCGATGTCGGCGATCGGCGACAGCCTGAGCGTGGCGAGCTCGCGCAGCTACATCCGCATCTACGAGCGCGCCGGCAATACCGACGATTACACCGCGATCAACCTCGACCTCGCCAACGCATGA
- a CDS encoding AraC family transcriptional regulator: MLTFKALSGANAAGVVEGPRLSLCLAGTARYEVLTEGERKVVEVRRGEVIYALPRCLMKVHEASRYLSLGLVFNPGITRFLVALKRYPISDTSADAGHGLSHRFLLTHHTPATMDADGRAFLAAMARCGRQESADERYVCRLLEVILLKARTLLDDHTAAPAGGKAWFTWQAACQFIREHMHEPLGREAVAEFLRLHPNHVSRLFTRFGGHSFHRYLLGERMERARGQMENPAANISEVARACGFADAGYFARCYRKFYGTPPSRGRRGA; encoded by the coding sequence ATGCTGACCTTCAAGGCGTTGTCGGGGGCGAATGCCGCCGGGGTGGTCGAGGGGCCGCGGCTGAGTCTGTGTCTGGCGGGAACGGCCCGCTACGAGGTGTTGACGGAGGGCGAACGAAAGGTGGTGGAGGTGCGGCGCGGCGAGGTGATTTATGCGCTGCCTCGCTGTCTGATGAAGGTACATGAGGCTTCGCGCTACCTGTCGCTCGGGTTGGTGTTCAATCCGGGGATCACGCGCTTTCTGGTGGCGTTGAAGCGGTATCCGATTTCGGATACTTCGGCGGACGCGGGGCATGGATTGTCGCACCGGTTTTTGCTGACGCACCACACGCCGGCGACGATGGATGCCGATGGCCGGGCGTTTCTGGCGGCGATGGCCCGCTGTGGCCGGCAGGAGAGCGCGGACGAACGCTACGTTTGCCGGCTGCTGGAGGTCATCCTGCTGAAGGCGCGGACGCTGCTGGACGACCACACGGCGGCGCCGGCGGGCGGCAAGGCGTGGTTTACGTGGCAGGCGGCCTGCCAGTTTATCAGGGAGCACATGCACGAGCCGCTCGGGCGCGAGGCGGTGGCGGAGTTTCTGCGCTTGCATCCCAACCACGTGTCACGGTTGTTCACCCGGTTTGGTGGTCATTCGTTCCACCGGTACCTGCTGGGCGAGCGGATGGAGCGGGCGCGGGGGCAGATGGAAAATCCGGCGGCCAACATCAGTGAGGTGGCGCGAGCCTGTGGTTTCGCGGACGCGGGGTATTTTGCGCGCTGTTACCGGAAGTTTTACGGCACCCCGCCGAGCCGGGGGAGGCGGGGCGCGTGA
- a CDS encoding DNA methyltransferase, with the protein MLAHRFPHAARFEDVRAVGAQELCKVDCITAGFPCQDISTCGYNRKDKSAVGLAGKRSGLFFEVVRILREIQPAWVVLENVAALLHSNDCADIQEVIRNLAECGYVGFWRVLDAQYFGSASRRRRIFLVAGLGRYPSIELLADAAPVEAVPSAIAPVEGSRLADAWPGYTLQACNTPARITLGGQLLVAEENGWHSMVERGRMSDDAGLCQGLDAANLAEIFGAGNAVCPHVAEWIARHLSKS; encoded by the coding sequence GTGCTTGCTCACCGATTTCCCCATGCCGCCCGCTTTGAGGATGTGCGTGCAGTCGGCGCGCAGGAACTTTGCAAGGTCGATTGCATCACGGCCGGCTTCCCCTGCCAGGACATCTCCACTTGCGGTTATAACCGGAAAGACAAATCCGCTGTCGGCCTTGCCGGTAAACGCTCCGGGCTCTTCTTCGAAGTGGTTCGTATCCTCCGGGAAATTCAACCCGCTTGGGTGGTCCTGGAAAACGTCGCTGCGCTGCTCCATTCCAACGATTGCGCAGACATTCAGGAAGTCATCCGGAACCTTGCCGAGTGCGGGTATGTGGGATTCTGGCGCGTGCTTGACGCTCAATATTTCGGAAGCGCCTCGCGCCGTCGTCGCATCTTCCTGGTCGCAGGTCTTGGACGCTACCCCTCAATCGAGTTGCTGGCTGATGCCGCACCAGTGGAGGCAGTACCTAGCGCGATTGCGCCGGTCGAAGGCTCACGGCTCGCGGATGCATGGCCTGGGTATACTCTACAGGCCTGCAACACGCCGGCCCGTATTACTCTGGGCGGCCAGCTTCTCGTCGCTGAGGAAAACGGATGGCATTCGATGGTTGAGCGGGGGCGAATGTCTGATGACGCAGGGCTTTGCCAGGGACTGGATGCGGCCAACCTTGCGGAAATTTTCGGTGCCGGAAACGCCGTCTGCCCGCATGTCGCCGAGTGGATCGCCCGGCACCTCTCGAAAAGCTGA
- a CDS encoding beta-1,4-xylanase — translation MRALAVFLTAVCCLSPGYSEVICNLGDPLDFEIIVQKRQEKRQDTSHETMPDGKPAMRFHWDSSRAEHFEFTIREPVYLPRFDNAVASVEIYIPENCQARNLNLRLRDSEGEHLQYRMPLDTRTAGWQTIRFTLDSHTAPEAGTWPGGRNANRKIDFPVSLVGFASEFRADTGPGWLGFGDVGFDIVSAPPEITLETGTGSAIHVMIPGEEKTAALRVTNRRPDNRELLLEYSINDARGQRISRNASRFGLAPGESRRIALPPPAKFGVYAIDTRLFELTGINKNITSKASPSHARRLSYAYMRPAGPTPGRAKGFLFGLSVHSQHYPGTVQEREALAAAWCGAKVYREDIYWRHVQPRRDAWTWNRYDSLMGVYDKYDMEMQGIYVYVPGWAHQSFLTDRVLDDWGEFVREVARHYRDRIRYMEVWNEPDIQSTFRNDPAFYVEVLKRTYAEVKQAVPEMTILTGGFSGTVSTERQTGFVRHVLSGARGFYDVIAFHGHGPINGYMPHMNALLDMRKEFDITAPWYPNETAAPVNWVGEFGQGPTLFKKLLVSWANGAVGYTWYDLRNDGFDPKNVEHNYGLVTYDFSPKPVYGVYNMLAGYFREAGFLRTIDPDPAVRAFLFRSRDGGFLLPAWSNDSSDRLLHLTGITGKAVSVDLFGNETPLPVLDGSLAWSIEATPATLRIIGQNTEPVIAGEFIGGDGVLNITPGGEQTFRLGLRNPTKHELIFSLTCTLPKGLSGKGLERRIHLQPGQSDELALPLRVADNFRSLPGRPATLLLKADLRKSDGSLLWAGTLPREVRTTVSIPGNGFSSAPTFDLRDASLVTRLVPSAHANEPFYWKGPEDLSARIWLGRDRENLLLKVVVTDDIHVQPHRGSGVYNGDNVQMALQLPGQPGLWEIGLTLRDDGESETFVWLAPDGFDLARTAASIRLSASRDESAKTTTYEAAIPFSAIGLSADTGRRGFRFNLLVNDNDGPMRESYMCIAPGIADSKSPQRYPTVSFH, via the coding sequence ATGAGAGCCCTCGCCGTTTTTCTCACCGCCGTCTGCTGCCTGTCTCCGGGTTACTCCGAGGTTATCTGCAACCTTGGTGATCCGCTGGATTTCGAGATCATCGTGCAAAAACGGCAGGAAAAACGGCAAGACACCTCCCATGAGACGATGCCGGACGGAAAACCCGCCATGCGCTTCCATTGGGACAGCAGTCGCGCGGAGCATTTCGAATTTACCATCCGCGAGCCCGTGTATCTGCCCCGCTTTGACAACGCCGTCGCCAGCGTCGAGATCTACATCCCGGAAAATTGCCAGGCCCGCAACCTCAACCTCCGTTTGCGCGACAGCGAGGGCGAACACCTGCAATACCGGATGCCGCTCGATACCCGAACGGCGGGCTGGCAAACGATCCGGTTCACCCTCGACTCCCACACGGCGCCCGAGGCCGGGACGTGGCCGGGCGGCAGGAACGCCAACCGGAAAATCGACTTCCCCGTGAGTCTTGTCGGCTTCGCGTCCGAATTCCGGGCCGATACCGGCCCCGGCTGGCTTGGCTTTGGCGATGTCGGATTCGACATCGTTTCCGCTCCGCCCGAGATAACCCTGGAGACGGGGACGGGCTCGGCGATCCACGTCATGATTCCCGGCGAGGAAAAGACCGCCGCCCTGCGCGTGACCAATCGCCGTCCCGACAACCGCGAATTGTTGCTCGAATACAGTATAAACGATGCTCGCGGACAGCGTATCAGCAGGAATGCGAGCCGCTTCGGCCTCGCCCCCGGCGAATCCAGGCGCATTGCGCTGCCCCCTCCCGCGAAGTTCGGCGTGTATGCCATCGACACCAGATTGTTCGAACTCACCGGTATCAATAAAAACATTACCTCAAAAGCATCCCCATCCCATGCCAGGCGATTGAGCTATGCCTACATGCGCCCGGCCGGCCCCACGCCCGGCCGGGCCAAGGGTTTCCTCTTCGGACTTTCCGTTCATTCCCAGCACTATCCCGGGACCGTACAGGAGCGCGAGGCCCTCGCCGCCGCCTGGTGCGGGGCCAAGGTTTACCGGGAAGACATCTATTGGCGCCACGTGCAGCCCCGCCGCGACGCATGGACATGGAATCGCTACGATTCCCTGATGGGCGTCTACGACAAATACGACATGGAGATGCAAGGCATCTATGTCTATGTGCCCGGATGGGCGCATCAGTCGTTCCTCACGGATCGCGTCCTGGATGACTGGGGAGAATTTGTCCGCGAGGTGGCCAGACATTACCGGGACCGTATCCGCTATATGGAGGTCTGGAACGAGCCGGACATCCAAAGCACTTTCCGGAATGACCCCGCATTCTATGTCGAGGTTCTCAAACGCACCTATGCCGAGGTGAAGCAGGCTGTCCCCGAGATGACCATCCTCACCGGCGGCTTTTCCGGGACGGTTTCCACCGAACGACAAACCGGTTTTGTCCGGCATGTGCTCTCCGGGGCCAGGGGATTTTACGATGTCATCGCGTTTCACGGACATGGCCCCATCAACGGCTACATGCCGCACATGAACGCCCTCCTCGACATGCGCAAGGAATTCGACATTACCGCTCCGTGGTATCCCAACGAGACCGCGGCTCCCGTCAACTGGGTCGGCGAATTCGGCCAGGGGCCGACCCTGTTCAAGAAGCTGCTGGTCAGCTGGGCCAATGGCGCGGTCGGTTACACCTGGTATGACCTGCGCAACGACGGCTTCGACCCGAAGAACGTCGAGCACAACTACGGCCTGGTCACGTACGATTTTTCCCCCAAGCCCGTCTATGGTGTTTACAACATGCTCGCCGGATATTTCCGCGAAGCCGGGTTTCTTCGCACCATCGACCCGGACCCCGCCGTCAGGGCCTTTCTCTTCCGTTCCCGCGACGGCGGCTTTCTGCTCCCGGCCTGGAGCAACGATTCGAGCGACCGCCTGCTTCATCTCACCGGCATCACGGGCAAGGCCGTGTCGGTCGATCTTTTCGGCAACGAGACGCCGCTTCCCGTCCTCGACGGTTCCCTCGCCTGGTCTATCGAGGCAACTCCCGCGACGCTTCGTATCATCGGACAGAATACGGAACCCGTCATTGCCGGGGAATTCATCGGTGGCGACGGAGTCCTCAACATCACGCCCGGCGGTGAACAAACTTTCCGACTGGGCCTCCGCAATCCGACGAAACATGAGCTGATTTTTTCACTGACATGTACGTTGCCCAAGGGTCTTTCCGGCAAAGGACTCGAACGACGGATTCACCTACAGCCCGGCCAGAGCGACGAGCTCGCCCTCCCGCTTCGGGTGGCGGACAACTTCCGTTCGCTCCCCGGGCGTCCCGCGACCCTTCTCCTGAAGGCCGACCTGCGCAAATCCGACGGTTCCCTTCTGTGGGCCGGCACGCTTCCCCGTGAAGTGCGCACCACGGTGTCCATCCCCGGCAACGGTTTTTCGTCCGCGCCCACGTTCGACCTGCGTGACGCCTCCCTGGTCACCCGCCTGGTTCCCTCCGCCCACGCCAACGAACCTTTTTACTGGAAGGGACCGGAAGATCTGAGTGCTCGCATCTGGCTTGGACGCGACCGCGAGAACCTTTTGCTCAAGGTCGTTGTCACCGATGACATCCACGTGCAACCCCATCGCGGCTCCGGCGTGTACAATGGCGACAACGTGCAGATGGCCCTCCAGCTCCCCGGCCAGCCGGGCCTGTGGGAAATCGGTCTGACGCTCCGTGATGACGGCGAGAGCGAGACATTTGTCTGGCTGGCGCCGGACGGTTTTGACCTGGCCCGGACCGCCGCCTCGATCAGACTGTCCGCCAGTCGCGACGAATCGGCCAAAACCACGACCTATGAAGCCGCGATTCCGTTTTCCGCCATCGGGCTTTCCGCGGATACCGGCCGGCGCGGCTTTCGCTTCAATTTGCTCGTCAACGACAACGACGGCCCAATGCGCGAAAGCTACATGTGTATCGCGCCCGGCATTGCCGACTCGAAATCACCGCAACGCTACCCGACGGTCTCGTTCCACTAA
- a CDS encoding N-terminal cleavage protein, whose protein sequence is MKPDSPGPHPSPASTRHVAIEHGFTLIELLTVIAIIGILAGILIPVVGSVREKAKKAQCISNLHQMGVALLAYANDRKAGNIPPAYISDGRCIWDGDNASGSPVAYGYLQYEGYLGNVTGKSIKGLNRSKIFRCPDYPTAESWEANNGFGSYFYTAGHRYYDSARDRNGKGMGVPVSQIDPVQAVITDFVPQALTSASHDKNSSTNVLYIDGSVKSIQRKDYLTDDRLTAFNKSKD, encoded by the coding sequence ATGAAACCCGATTCCCCCGGACCCCATCCCTCGCCTGCTTCGACTCGCCACGTTGCCATCGAACATGGCTTCACGCTCATCGAACTGCTGACGGTGATCGCGATCATCGGCATCCTCGCCGGGATACTTATCCCCGTTGTCGGGAGCGTTCGCGAGAAGGCGAAAAAGGCGCAATGCATCAGCAATCTGCACCAGATGGGCGTGGCCCTGCTTGCCTATGCCAACGACAGAAAAGCAGGCAACATCCCTCCCGCGTACATCAGTGATGGTCGCTGTATCTGGGATGGTGATAACGCAAGCGGATCACCTGTCGCTTATGGATACCTGCAATATGAAGGTTATCTGGGCAATGTTACCGGCAAAAGCATCAAGGGCCTCAATCGTTCAAAGATATTCAGATGCCCCGATTATCCCACTGCGGAGAGTTGGGAGGCGAACAACGGTTTCGGATCCTATTTTTACACGGCGGGGCACAGGTATTACGATAGTGCGCGTGACAGGAACGGCAAGGGCATGGGAGTGCCGGTCAGCCAAATCGACCCGGTCCAGGCCGTGATTACGGATTTTGTGCCGCAAGCCCTGACCTCTGCTTCGCACGACAAGAATTCGAGCACGAACGTTCTCTACATTGATGGATCGGTAAAAAGTATTCAGCGCAAAGATTACCTGACCGATGACCGCCTTACTGCCTTCAACAAAAGCAAAGATTAG